A window from Chryseobacterium vaccae encodes these proteins:
- a CDS encoding M13 family metallopeptidase: protein MKKLNIGILALSGIVFLNSCGTAKTAGTENKTETTAAVAEPVKGKMKEEGINLSYMDKSIRPQDDFFSYVNGNWVKTTQIPSDKASWGSFNALRENVDDASLDILNKILSETYTEGSEGQKIQNLYASFMDVNKRNADGLAPIKADLAKIDAIKNLNDLQKYLLEATKLGDNSFYGWRVSADMKNSTMNAVYLGGPDLGLGRDYYQKVNDANTKTLAEYQTYVGKLFDVLENKNSAQSAQNVVAFEKQLANYLLTLEQNRDANLRYNPKNVSELSGIVKNINLAQYLKDAGVNTDRVIIGELKYYQNMDQFLTEKNLPLLKDYLKYHLINGNASNLDDKLEQIRFDFYSKYLQGQKEQRPMNKRGLALVNSVLGEAFGKLYVEKYFTPEAKAQMETYIDYLLKSFKTHINDIDWMSPATKVKAQEKLSKFTVKIAYPDKWKDYTKLKVESPKQGATLYSNLQNVSAWQYQRSLDKVGKPVDKTEWGMSPQTVNAYYSGSNNEIVFPAAILQPPFYNPKADAAVNFGGIGAVIGHEISHGFDDSGSRFDGDGNLNNWWTDQDRKNFDAKVGQLAAQYSAYEPVKGSFVNGKFTSGENIGDLGGVAVAYDALQMYLKDKGNPGKISGFTQDQRFFMSWATVWRTKATDQFMINQVKTDPHSPGVFRAFGPLVNQDAFIKAFDIKPGDKMYKAPQDRIKIW, encoded by the coding sequence ATGAAAAAGCTAAATATTGGAATACTGGCCCTTTCGGGTATTGTATTTTTAAATTCGTGCGGTACGGCTAAAACGGCTGGAACAGAAAACAAAACTGAAACTACAGCTGCCGTTGCAGAACCGGTAAAAGGAAAAATGAAAGAGGAAGGGATTAATTTATCTTATATGGATAAAAGTATCCGCCCGCAGGATGACTTTTTTAGCTATGTGAACGGAAATTGGGTGAAAACTACTCAGATTCCTTCAGATAAAGCAAGTTGGGGGTCTTTCAATGCGTTGAGAGAAAATGTGGATGATGCTTCCCTTGATATTCTGAACAAAATTTTATCCGAAACTTACACAGAAGGATCAGAAGGACAGAAAATTCAGAATCTGTACGCATCTTTTATGGATGTAAATAAAAGAAATGCAGACGGGCTGGCTCCGATTAAAGCAGATCTGGCAAAGATTGATGCCATTAAAAACCTTAATGACCTTCAGAAATATCTTCTTGAAGCTACAAAATTGGGAGACAACTCTTTCTATGGATGGAGAGTAAGTGCGGATATGAAGAATTCTACCATGAATGCAGTATATCTTGGCGGTCCTGATCTAGGATTGGGAAGAGATTATTACCAAAAAGTAAATGATGCCAATACAAAAACATTAGCAGAATACCAGACCTACGTAGGAAAGCTGTTTGATGTTTTGGAAAATAAGAATTCCGCACAATCGGCTCAGAATGTGGTGGCTTTTGAAAAGCAGCTTGCCAATTATTTGCTGACTTTGGAGCAGAACAGAGATGCCAACCTTAGATATAACCCTAAAAATGTATCCGAACTGTCAGGTATCGTTAAGAACATCAACCTTGCACAATACCTGAAAGATGCTGGAGTAAATACAGATCGTGTTATCATTGGTGAACTGAAATATTATCAGAATATGGATCAGTTCCTGACAGAGAAAAATCTTCCGCTATTAAAAGACTACCTGAAATATCACCTGATCAACGGGAATGCCAGCAATCTTGATGACAAACTTGAACAGATCAGATTTGATTTCTATTCCAAATATCTTCAGGGGCAGAAAGAACAGCGCCCGATGAACAAAAGGGGGCTTGCTCTTGTGAATAGTGTGCTGGGAGAAGCTTTCGGGAAATTATATGTTGAAAAATACTTTACTCCTGAAGCAAAAGCTCAGATGGAAACCTATATTGACTACCTTTTAAAATCATTCAAAACGCATATTAATGATATAGACTGGATGTCTCCGGCTACCAAAGTAAAAGCTCAGGAAAAACTTTCTAAATTTACGGTTAAGATCGCCTATCCTGACAAATGGAAGGATTACACAAAGTTAAAAGTGGAGTCTCCAAAACAGGGAGCTACATTATATTCAAACCTGCAGAATGTTTCGGCATGGCAGTATCAGAGAAGCTTAGATAAAGTAGGAAAACCTGTTGATAAAACAGAGTGGGGAATGTCTCCGCAAACGGTAAATGCTTACTATAGCGGATCAAACAACGAAATTGTATTCCCTGCAGCAATCCTTCAGCCTCCTTTCTATAACCCGAAGGCAGATGCCGCAGTTAATTTCGGAGGAATCGGAGCAGTAATCGGTCACGAAATCTCCCACGGATTTGATGACAGCGGCTCCCGATTTGATGGCGACGGAAACCTGAATAACTGGTGGACAGATCAGGACCGTAAAAACTTTGATGCAAAAGTAGGACAGCTGGCAGCCCAATACAGCGCTTATGAACCCGTAAAAGGAAGTTTCGTGAACGGTAAATTCACAAGCGGTGAAAATATTGGTGACCTGGGTGGAGTAGCGGTTGCATACGACGCCCTTCAGATGTATCTTAAAGATAAAGGAAATCCGGGCAAGATCAGCGGATTTACTCAGGATCAGAGATTCTTTATGAGTTGGGCAACCGTATGGAGAACAAAAGCTACAGATCAGTTTATGATCAATCAGGTGAAGACAGATCCTCACTCTCCGGGAGTTTTCAGAGCATTTGGGCCGCTGGTTAATCAGGATGCATTTATCAAAGCATTTGATATTAAACCTGGAGACAAAATGTACAAAGCCCCACAGGACAGAATAAAAATTTGGTAA
- a CDS encoding type VI secretion system contractile sheath small subunit: MAMFNYGVGGNEVKVDANEAIQEIQENKSLIVSQLTTEESYTPEIVTGLKTVEDVFRHFQPSVAVQHETEDGGMVEEEFRFQNLGDFTPKSLTQKSDYLQQLSMEQEQYNKIVRQLKTNKILRNMLENDQTRAAFIEVLKEVAQELEK, from the coding sequence ATGGCAATGTTTAATTATGGTGTTGGCGGAAACGAGGTAAAAGTAGACGCTAATGAAGCTATCCAGGAAATACAGGAAAATAAATCACTGATAGTAAGCCAGCTTACAACAGAAGAATCGTATACCCCTGAAATTGTAACAGGATTAAAAACCGTAGAAGATGTCTTCAGACATTTCCAGCCTTCTGTAGCGGTACAGCATGAAACAGAGGATGGCGGTATGGTAGAAGAAGAATTCCGTTTTCAGAATCTTGGGGACTTTACACCCAAAAGTCTTACCCAAAAATCAGATTATCTACAGCAGCTTAGCATGGAACAGGAGCAGTACAATAAAATCGTACGCCAGCTGAAAACCAATAAGATACTGCGTAATATGCTGGAGAACGATCAGACAAGAGCTGCGTTCATTGAAGTATTGAAAGAAGTGGCACAAGAACTTGAAAAATAA
- a CDS encoding DUF5458 family protein gives MDSKLQAQESQQQGQQQQHSGQPKGNPLAELNKMGGFGFVESVVDGIANMNPTRKARKEIFLNDSNKAEERKELLQKINLWVSLLEGNESADKMADTCKTKAQAADQNLKTNLKNTLDAVRMLETNYRTVAQFYKNTELDKVDNVSIVNASLEQVSDLDNPLFIDAISEEFKNYYDRLDLRDNYSLLAIPGYLGSNKVIEKWAKICNENKVMMVTDFANLDKPDDVVDLFHSANLTGGELHRSNVIMTCNWLVGRGKAEEVGEEENVELPPSTSLAGKIHKTLMSQVAAGKKHGNINEVDAVKFELKKSEISQLEKMGLVPMVNEYGKIMAFSAKTLFTGDNIGLQTYSVVRVFDYVTKVLLDFLNRRAFENWNAKNEDDLRRQIVTFLDNIKGPDKLIEKFKIVRFEQDRVNKDRVWLDIRMTPYFPTKSFVIKLDGHKGDDGNEWDAQYTQE, from the coding sequence ATGGATAGCAAATTACAAGCACAAGAAAGCCAGCAGCAGGGACAACAGCAGCAGCACTCCGGGCAGCCGAAGGGCAACCCGCTTGCAGAGCTTAATAAAATGGGAGGTTTTGGCTTTGTTGAATCCGTTGTAGACGGTATCGCCAATATGAACCCAACAAGAAAGGCAAGAAAAGAAATCTTCCTGAACGACTCCAATAAAGCAGAGGAAAGAAAAGAACTTCTCCAGAAAATTAACCTGTGGGTTAGCCTGTTGGAAGGAAACGAATCTGCAGATAAAATGGCCGATACTTGCAAGACAAAAGCTCAGGCCGCAGATCAGAATTTAAAAACCAATCTGAAAAATACACTCGATGCAGTCCGTATGCTGGAAACCAACTACAGAACAGTAGCTCAATTCTATAAAAATACAGAACTGGATAAAGTAGATAACGTAAGCATCGTTAACGCCAGCCTTGAACAGGTTTCAGATCTGGATAATCCACTGTTCATTGATGCTATTTCTGAAGAATTCAAAAATTACTATGACCGTTTAGACCTTAGAGATAACTACTCACTTCTTGCGATTCCTGGATATTTAGGATCCAATAAAGTGATTGAAAAATGGGCTAAGATCTGTAACGAGAACAAAGTAATGATGGTTACAGATTTCGCCAACCTTGATAAGCCGGATGATGTGGTAGATTTATTCCACTCTGCCAACCTTACAGGTGGTGAGCTTCACAGAAGTAACGTGATCATGACATGTAACTGGTTAGTGGGTAGAGGAAAAGCTGAAGAAGTAGGAGAAGAGGAAAACGTAGAACTTCCGCCTTCCACTTCATTAGCTGGAAAAATCCACAAAACACTGATGTCTCAGGTTGCAGCAGGTAAAAAACACGGTAACATCAACGAGGTAGATGCTGTAAAATTCGAATTGAAGAAAAGTGAAATTTCTCAGTTGGAAAAAATGGGACTTGTACCAATGGTTAATGAATATGGAAAGATCATGGCTTTCTCTGCGAAAACATTATTCACAGGAGATAACATTGGTCTTCAGACCTATTCCGTAGTTCGTGTATTCGACTATGTAACCAAAGTATTACTGGACTTCCTGAACAGAAGAGCTTTTGAAAACTGGAATGCCAAGAATGAAGATGATCTGAGAAGACAGATTGTAACATTCCTGGACAACATCAAAGGCCCGGATAAACTGATCGAAAAGTTCAAAATTGTTCGTTTTGAACAGGACAGAGTAAACAAAGACAGAGTATGGCTTGACATCCGTATGACGCCTTATTTCCCTACAAAAAGTTTCGTTATCAAACTAGACGGACACAAGGGTGATGATGGTAACGAATGGGATGCACAGTATACTCAGGAATAA
- the mutY gene encoding A/G-specific adenine glycosylase — MEKDHKSSGFLHIGNKLLNWYKKNARDLPFRQTKDPYKIWICEIVFQQTRISQGLGHYNSFIKRFPDVKTLAEAEEDEVLLYWKGLGYYSRAINIHKAAQQIMNDYQGTFPEQYEEILKLKGVGKYTAAAISSICFGGRMPAVDGNFYRVLSRIFADDFDISSSKAFTYFSELAFLIMPESAGDFNQAMMDIGSEVCKPKNPLCGECPVNEDCLAFSLQKVSDFPVKTKKVKAEDLALQYYFVHRNGQFLIQQRKEDFIWKKLFEFLPELPAELKPFIRNTKTISHKLTHKNLTIEITDVEVVSEAAWNSFTEQNQYIVTDFEAFHERSFPKPLENYIQNSLKD; from the coding sequence TTGGAAAAAGATCATAAAAGTTCAGGCTTTCTCCATATTGGAAACAAGCTTTTAAACTGGTACAAGAAGAATGCAAGAGACCTGCCGTTCAGGCAGACGAAAGACCCTTACAAAATCTGGATCTGCGAAATTGTTTTTCAGCAGACGAGGATCAGTCAGGGGCTGGGTCATTATAATAGCTTTATTAAAAGATTTCCCGATGTAAAAACTTTAGCTGAAGCTGAAGAAGATGAGGTTCTGTTATACTGGAAAGGATTGGGATATTACTCAAGAGCAATCAATATCCATAAGGCCGCTCAGCAGATTATGAATGATTATCAAGGTACATTTCCGGAACAGTATGAAGAGATTTTAAAACTGAAAGGGGTGGGAAAATATACCGCCGCCGCTATTTCAAGTATTTGTTTTGGAGGAAGAATGCCAGCAGTTGACGGCAACTTTTACAGAGTATTGAGCCGTATTTTTGCAGATGATTTCGATATTTCCAGTTCAAAAGCCTTTACCTATTTTTCTGAACTGGCCTTCCTGATAATGCCTGAAAGTGCAGGCGACTTTAATCAGGCTATGATGGACATAGGTTCCGAAGTTTGTAAACCCAAGAATCCTCTTTGTGGGGAATGTCCTGTGAATGAAGACTGTCTAGCATTCTCTTTACAGAAAGTTTCTGATTTTCCGGTGAAGACCAAAAAAGTAAAAGCAGAAGACCTTGCTCTACAATACTATTTTGTGCACAGAAACGGACAGTTTTTAATTCAGCAGAGAAAAGAGGATTTTATCTGGAAGAAATTATTTGAGTTTTTACCAGAGCTCCCAGCGGAACTCAAACCCTTTATCAGAAACACAAAAACAATTTCCCATAAGCTGACCCACAAGAACCTGACCATTGAAATTACCGATGTAGAAGTAGTGTCTGAGGCGGCCTGGAATAGCTTTACAGAGCAGAATCAGTACATTGTCACAGACTTTGAAGCCTTTCATGAAAGGTCTTTTCCGAAGCCTTTGGAAAACTACATTCAAAACTCACTGAAAGACTGA
- the gldD gene encoding gliding motility lipoprotein GldD, whose translation MIKNVIFIFITLLVVSCGKDSVPKPYGELRLEYPAPKYQKFESSCAYTFEYSDFASLTPAKKPCWYYLNYPQMKAKVFVTYYPIQNDFADHIKEAEKMVYEHTVKASSIETKSFEYPEKKVYGNFYELKGQSASNLQFYITDSTKHFVTAYLYFNTRPKPDSLAPAVNYIKNDMKHLLDTFEWKK comes from the coding sequence ATGATTAAAAACGTCATTTTTATTTTCATCACGCTGCTTGTTGTTTCATGTGGGAAAGATTCGGTTCCCAAACCTTACGGAGAACTTCGTCTGGAATATCCTGCACCGAAATACCAGAAATTTGAAAGCAGCTGTGCTTATACCTTTGAATATTCAGACTTTGCATCATTAACACCCGCCAAAAAGCCGTGCTGGTATTATCTGAACTATCCGCAAATGAAGGCTAAGGTATTCGTAACCTATTACCCGATACAAAACGATTTCGCAGATCATATCAAGGAAGCCGAAAAAATGGTATACGAACATACCGTGAAAGCCAGTTCCATAGAAACCAAATCTTTTGAATACCCTGAAAAAAAGGTATACGGAAACTTCTATGAATTGAAAGGGCAGAGTGCTTCCAATCTTCAGTTTTACATTACAGACAGCACAAAACATTTTGTGACTGCTTATTTATACTTTAATACAAGACCAAAGCCGGATTCTCTGGCTCCCGCAGTGAACTATATCAAAAATGATATGAAGCACCTGCTGGATACTTTTGAATGGAAAAAATAA
- a CDS encoding PfkB family carbohydrate kinase, with amino-acid sequence MKLLVVGSVAFDAIETPFGKTDKILGGAATYISITSSILGVKSGIVSVVGGDFPQEHLDMFSGRDVNIEGIEIVKEGKTFFWSGKYHNDLNTRDTLATEVNVLENFDPKIPDSMQNAEILLLGNLHPGVQLSVLEKMNERPKLVILDTMNFWMDTAWDILMDMIAKTDVITINDEEARQLSGEYSLVKAAKKIHEMGPQYVIIKKGEHGALLFHDSKVFAIPALPLEEVFDPTGAGDTFAGGFAAYLAKKGKFDFETMKSALIVGSAMASFTVEKFGTERIQEVNESDMFSRLRQFKELTTFDVELQ; translated from the coding sequence ATGAAACTTTTAGTTGTAGGAAGTGTTGCATTTGATGCAATCGAGACGCCATTTGGTAAAACAGATAAAATTTTAGGAGGTGCTGCCACATACATCAGCATTACTTCATCTATTTTAGGCGTTAAATCTGGTATTGTTTCTGTAGTAGGAGGAGATTTTCCACAGGAACATCTTGATATGTTCTCCGGAAGAGATGTGAACATCGAAGGAATTGAGATCGTAAAAGAAGGAAAAACGTTCTTCTGGTCCGGAAAATATCACAACGATCTGAACACAAGAGATACTTTAGCTACAGAAGTGAATGTTTTGGAAAACTTTGATCCGAAAATTCCAGATTCGATGCAGAATGCAGAGATCTTGCTGCTTGGAAACCTGCACCCGGGTGTTCAGCTTTCCGTATTGGAAAAAATGAATGAACGTCCTAAACTTGTGATCCTGGATACCATGAATTTCTGGATGGATACGGCTTGGGATATTCTGATGGATATGATTGCTAAAACAGATGTGATCACCATCAATGATGAGGAAGCAAGACAGCTTTCAGGAGAATATTCCTTAGTAAAAGCGGCTAAAAAGATCCACGAAATGGGACCTCAATATGTCATTATCAAAAAAGGAGAGCACGGAGCCCTTCTTTTCCACGACAGCAAAGTATTCGCTATTCCTGCGCTTCCGTTAGAAGAAGTTTTCGATCCAACCGGAGCCGGAGATACTTTCGCAGGAGGCTTTGCCGCTTATCTTGCTAAAAAAGGAAAATTTGATTTTGAGACCATGAAATCTGCATTAATCGTAGGTTCTGCCATGGCTTCTTTCACCGTTGAAAAATTCGGAACAGAAAGAATTCAGGAAGTAAATGAATCTGATATGTTCAGCAGATTGAGACAATTCAAAGAATTAACGACATTTGATGTTGAACTGCAATAA
- a CDS encoding peptidylprolyl isomerase: MTNKLKITFLLGIFMMIFSSNMINAQLKPGELVDGIAAVIGDEIVLESDVNEQMHYAKQQGASNTDKCEFLENLISNKLLVYEAKKDTLIENRSAAIKEQANAKYRQLLSQFPDEKTMLAAYKFRNGYEMKNAIEKIDTDQYYGQAKYQRVTEKADVTPNEVTDFYNLYKMQLPEVKDEISMAQIVMYPKLTEAHKDDLIKRLKKIKQDILGGETFESQARIYSEDEGSAATGGLYKNIYKGQMVKPFEAAALNLQENEISEPIESEFGYHIIQLLKKSGKVYDARHILLKATPTDDEIKTAKAKLDSIKGLIQDGKMTFKDAAFKFSDDKRTKFNAGVIPGADGSDKIERESIPGTISYELAGLNKGDITPAFEEEENKRKLVKIIKIEDVIPAHQITLETDYNRIKQMALNKKKNEMVEKFVNSKLPTIFMSIDGRYDSCNFKANWKKESLKK, encoded by the coding sequence ATGACAAATAAACTAAAAATCACTTTTCTCCTTGGGATTTTCATGATGATATTCTCTTCAAACATGATAAATGCCCAGCTAAAACCAGGAGAATTAGTGGATGGTATTGCGGCTGTAATCGGAGATGAAATTGTTCTGGAATCTGATGTAAACGAACAGATGCACTACGCAAAACAGCAGGGAGCTTCTAATACGGATAAGTGTGAGTTCCTGGAAAATCTGATCAGCAATAAGCTTTTGGTATACGAAGCAAAAAAAGATACATTAATTGAAAACCGTTCTGCTGCCATTAAAGAGCAGGCGAATGCGAAATACCGTCAGCTTCTTTCTCAGTTCCCGGACGAAAAAACAATGTTAGCTGCCTATAAGTTCAGAAACGGATATGAAATGAAAAATGCGATCGAGAAGATCGATACTGACCAGTACTACGGGCAGGCAAAATATCAGCGTGTTACAGAAAAAGCAGACGTTACTCCTAATGAAGTAACAGACTTTTATAACCTATATAAAATGCAGCTTCCTGAGGTAAAAGATGAAATTTCTATGGCTCAGATTGTCATGTATCCTAAACTGACTGAAGCGCATAAAGATGACCTTATTAAACGTCTTAAGAAAATCAAACAGGATATCCTGGGCGGTGAAACTTTTGAAAGCCAGGCAAGAATTTATTCCGAGGATGAAGGATCTGCTGCCACCGGAGGTCTGTATAAAAATATCTACAAAGGACAAATGGTAAAACCATTTGAAGCGGCTGCGCTGAATCTTCAGGAAAATGAAATTTCAGAACCGATTGAGTCTGAATTCGGATATCATATTATTCAGTTACTGAAGAAGTCAGGTAAAGTATATGATGCACGCCACATTCTTTTAAAGGCTACTCCTACTGATGATGAAATCAAGACTGCTAAAGCTAAGCTTGATAGCATCAAAGGATTGATCCAGGATGGGAAAATGACATTTAAAGATGCTGCGTTTAAATTTTCAGATGATAAAAGAACCAAGTTCAATGCTGGGGTTATTCCCGGAGCAGATGGTTCTGATAAAATTGAAAGAGAAAGCATTCCAGGAACAATCAGCTATGAATTGGCAGGGCTGAATAAAGGAGATATCACTCCCGCTTTTGAAGAAGAGGAAAACAAAAGAAAGCTGGTGAAGATCATCAAAATTGAAGATGTAATTCCTGCTCACCAGATTACGCTGGAAACAGATTATAACAGAATCAAGCAAATGGCACTCAATAAGAAAAAGAACGAGATGGTTGAGAAGTTCGTTAATTCTAAACTTCCTACAATCTTTATGTCGATAGACGGCCGTTATGACAGTTGTAATTTCAAAGCCAACTGGAAAAAAGAATCACTCAAAAAATAA
- a CDS encoding NAD(P)H-dependent flavin oxidoreductase: protein MQTEQNRITQLFNIQYPIIQAGMIWHSGWRLASAVSNCGGLGLIGAGSMYPDILRENIQKCKMATDKPFGVNVPMLYPNLEEIIQIILEEGVKIVFTSAGNPKTYTETLQKEGLTVAHVVSSTKFAVKCEEAGVDAVVAEGFEAGGHNGRDETTTFCLIPNVKQHISKPLIAAGGIALGSQMKAAMILGADGVQIGSRFAATVEASAHENWKKKITELNEGDTHLTLKELAPVRMVKNKFFNELEGIYQSGRNKEALTASLGRARAKRGMFEGDMEDGELEIGQVSALIHDILPVETVFSTLLKEFEEAKSPSL from the coding sequence ATGCAGACAGAGCAGAATAGAATTACACAGCTTTTTAATATACAATATCCAATAATTCAGGCCGGAATGATCTGGCACTCCGGATGGAGGCTGGCTTCGGCGGTTTCCAATTGCGGAGGACTAGGATTAATAGGAGCGGGAAGTATGTATCCCGATATCCTGAGAGAAAACATTCAGAAATGTAAAATGGCTACAGATAAGCCGTTCGGAGTGAATGTTCCCATGCTATATCCTAACTTGGAAGAAATCATCCAGATTATTTTAGAAGAAGGTGTAAAAATAGTTTTTACCTCCGCAGGAAATCCTAAAACATATACAGAAACACTTCAGAAAGAAGGCCTTACCGTTGCCCACGTGGTATCTTCAACCAAATTTGCCGTAAAATGCGAAGAAGCAGGCGTAGATGCCGTTGTCGCTGAAGGTTTTGAAGCCGGAGGACATAACGGTAGAGATGAGACCACAACCTTCTGCCTGATTCCTAATGTAAAACAGCATATCTCCAAACCATTGATTGCTGCGGGCGGAATAGCATTAGGCTCACAGATGAAAGCCGCAATGATTTTAGGAGCAGACGGGGTACAGATTGGTTCCCGTTTCGCTGCCACCGTAGAAGCAAGCGCTCATGAAAACTGGAAAAAGAAAATTACAGAGCTGAATGAAGGAGATACTCACCTTACCTTAAAAGAACTGGCCCCGGTAAGGATGGTGAAAAATAAATTCTTTAACGAATTGGAAGGTATCTACCAATCCGGAAGAAATAAAGAAGCTTTAACAGCATCTTTAGGAAGAGCCAGAGCAAAACGCGGAATGTTTGAAGGAGATATGGAAGATGGAGAACTGGAAATCGGGCAGGTATCAGCATTAATTCATGATATTCTTCCGGTAGAAACAGTGTTCAGTACACTCCTGAAAGAATTTGAAGAAGCAAAATCACCGTCTTTGTAA